Proteins encoded by one window of Collimonas fungivorans:
- the metF gene encoding methylenetetrahydrofolate reductase [NAD(P)H] has protein sequence MSQKNAQKNFSIEFFPPKTPEGAEKLRVTRAKLAELHPRYFSVTFGAGGSTQKGTLDTVLDIRGEGHEAAPHLSCLGSSRESLRTILTQYKDHGIKRLVALRGDLPSGYGAMDISSGEFRYANELVEFIRAETGDWFHIEVAAYPEMHPQAKSPQDDVQRFVSKVKAGANGAITQYFYNADAYFRFVDEAQKLGAAVPVIAGIMPITNYSQLMRFSDMCGTEIPRWIRLKLASYGDDSDSIRAFGLDVVTQLCERLLAGGAPGLHFYTLNQSPATIAIWQRLKL, from the coding sequence ATGTCACAAAAAAACGCCCAAAAGAATTTCAGCATTGAGTTTTTTCCGCCCAAGACACCCGAGGGCGCGGAAAAACTGCGGGTGACGCGCGCCAAGCTGGCCGAGCTGCATCCGCGGTATTTTTCTGTCACCTTCGGCGCCGGCGGCTCGACCCAGAAGGGTACGCTGGACACCGTGCTCGACATCCGCGGCGAAGGCCACGAGGCAGCGCCGCATCTGTCCTGCCTGGGCAGTTCGCGCGAATCGCTGCGGACCATCCTGACGCAATACAAGGACCATGGCATCAAGCGCCTGGTAGCGTTGCGCGGCGATTTGCCGAGCGGTTACGGCGCGATGGATATTTCTTCCGGCGAATTCCGTTACGCCAATGAGCTGGTGGAATTCATCCGTGCCGAAACCGGCGACTGGTTCCATATCGAAGTCGCAGCCTATCCTGAAATGCATCCGCAGGCGAAGTCGCCGCAAGACGACGTGCAGCGTTTTGTCAGCAAGGTGAAGGCGGGCGCCAACGGCGCCATCACGCAGTATTTCTACAATGCCGATGCGTATTTCCGCTTTGTCGACGAAGCGCAGAAACTGGGTGCTGCGGTGCCGGTGATCGCAGGCATCATGCCGATCACCAATTATTCGCAGCTGATGCGTTTTTCAGACATGTGCGGCACCGAGATCCCGCGCTGGATCCGCCTCAAGCTCGCCAGCTACGGCGACGATAGCGATTCGATCCGGGCCTTCGGCCTGGATGTGGTGACCCAGCTGTGCGAACGTTTGCTGGCGGGCGGCGCGCCCGGCCTGCATTTCTACACGCTGAACCAATCGCCGGCGACCATCGCCATCTGGCAGCGCCTCAAGTTATAA
- a CDS encoding phage holin family protein: MRLLITWLINTLALLAVPYLMHSVQFASFGAALIAALVLGFVNTLIRPILLLLTLPATLLTLGLFIFIINGLMFWLVSHLVSGFYVASFWSAVGGAILYSIVSWALSTLLLKKN; the protein is encoded by the coding sequence ATGCGCTTACTGATTACCTGGCTGATCAATACCCTGGCCCTGCTGGCGGTGCCGTATCTCATGCATTCGGTGCAGTTCGCCAGTTTCGGCGCGGCGCTGATCGCGGCGCTGGTGCTGGGTTTCGTCAATACCCTGATCCGTCCGATCCTGCTGCTGCTGACCTTGCCGGCGACCTTGCTGACGCTGGGTTTGTTCATCTTCATCATCAACGGCCTGATGTTCTGGCTGGTGTCGCACCTGGTGAGCGGGTTTTACGTGGCCAGTTTCTGGTCTGCGGTCGGCGGCGCCATCTTGTACAGCATCGTTTCGTGGGCGCTGTCCACCTTGCTATTGAAGAAGAATTAG
- the ahcY gene encoding adenosylhomocysteinase, whose amino-acid sequence MNAAVMNASTHSSTTSTSHDYVVADISLSAWGDKEIKIAETEMPGLMAIREEFAAAQPLKGARITGSIHMTIQTAVLIQTLEALGAKVRWASCNIYSTQDHAAAAIAAAGTPVFAFKGESLDDYWDFTHRIFEWPGEQQANMILDDGGDATLLLHLGTRAEKDISVLNNPGSEEEICLFNAIKKKLATAPNWYSTRLAQIKGVTEETTTGVHRLYQMHKEGKLAFPAINVNDSVTKSKFDNLYGCRESLVDGIKRATDVMIAGKVAVIAGYGDVGKGSAQAMRALSAQVWVTEVDPICALQAAMEGYRVVTMEYAAEHGDIFVTCTGNYHVITHAHMQKMKDQAIVCNIGHFDNEIEVAALKQYTWENIKPQVDHIIFPDGKRIILLAEGRLVNLGCGTGHPSYVMSSSFANQTIAQIELFVNTKAYPVGVYTLPKHLDEKVARLQLKKLNAQLSVLTEEQAAYIGVKQTGPYKPEHYRY is encoded by the coding sequence ATGAACGCCGCAGTCATGAACGCATCTACACATTCCTCGACAACTTCCACCAGCCACGATTACGTGGTCGCCGATATCAGCTTGTCCGCCTGGGGCGACAAGGAAATCAAGATCGCCGAAACCGAAATGCCGGGTCTGATGGCGATCCGTGAAGAATTCGCCGCCGCCCAGCCGCTCAAGGGCGCACGCATCACCGGTTCGATCCACATGACGATCCAGACCGCAGTGCTGATCCAGACCCTGGAAGCACTGGGCGCCAAGGTGCGCTGGGCATCCTGCAATATCTATTCGACCCAGGATCACGCCGCCGCCGCGATTGCTGCCGCCGGCACCCCGGTGTTCGCCTTCAAGGGCGAATCGCTGGACGACTATTGGGATTTCACGCACCGCATTTTCGAATGGCCGGGCGAACAGCAAGCCAACATGATCCTGGACGACGGTGGTGATGCAACGCTGCTGCTGCATCTCGGCACCCGTGCGGAAAAAGATATTTCGGTCCTGAACAATCCGGGCTCGGAAGAAGAAATCTGCCTGTTCAACGCCATCAAGAAAAAGCTGGCGACTGCGCCAAACTGGTATTCGACCCGCCTGGCCCAGATCAAGGGCGTGACCGAAGAAACCACTACCGGCGTGCATCGCCTGTACCAGATGCACAAGGAAGGCAAGCTGGCGTTCCCGGCAATCAACGTCAACGATTCGGTCACCAAGTCCAAGTTCGACAACCTGTACGGCTGCCGCGAATCGCTGGTCGACGGCATCAAGCGTGCGACTGACGTCATGATCGCCGGCAAGGTTGCCGTGATCGCAGGTTACGGCGACGTCGGCAAGGGTTCGGCGCAAGCCATGCGCGCGCTGTCGGCGCAGGTCTGGGTGACTGAAGTCGATCCGATCTGCGCCCTGCAGGCGGCGATGGAAGGCTATCGCGTGGTGACCATGGAATATGCGGCCGAGCACGGCGACATCTTCGTCACCTGCACCGGCAACTACCATGTGATCACCCATGCCCACATGCAAAAGATGAAGGACCAGGCAATCGTCTGCAACATCGGCCACTTCGACAACGAAATCGAAGTCGCCGCGCTGAAGCAGTACACCTGGGAAAACATCAAGCCGCAAGTCGACCACATCATTTTTCCGGACGGCAAGCGCATCATCCTGCTGGCTGAAGGTCGCCTGGTCAACCTGGGTTGCGGCACCGGCCATCCGTCCTACGTGATGAGCTCGTCGTTCGCCAACCAGACCATCGCCCAGATCGAATTGTTCGTCAACACCAAGGCCTACCCGGTCGGCGTCTATACCTTGCCGAAACACCTGGATGAAAAAGTCGCGCGCCTGCAGTTGAAAAAGCTGAATGCGCAGCTGTCGGTCTTGACCGAAGAGCAGGCTGCTTACATCGGCGTCAAACAAACCGGTCCTTACAAGCCGGAACATTACCGCTACTAA
- a CDS encoding AI-2E family transporter: MASAPQSVSDSSADRPPLRPVVTTLPRFRLAAWLVALTALFLVMTLHMLTALLAGLLVYELVRALTPLVQRRLTSQRAHLISVVFLSAIIIGALTLAIVGLAAFFHGGPDRIQVLQGKLMVVVDQARTQLPAWLQQYLPDDIDDIREIISDWLQSHRGEVQLAGKEAVQVFVHVLVGMVLGAMVALNAAHPMPLLQPLAAELLGRAQLLADAFRRVVFAQVKISLLNTTLTAIFLLVVLRLGGIHLPLTKTMIVVTFLAGLLPVIGNLISNTLIVLVALSVSIYVALAALVFLVVIHKLEYFLNARIVGSQINARSWELLLVMVLTEAAFGLPGLVAAPIYYAYIKSELHEMGWV, translated from the coding sequence ATGGCCTCCGCCCCCCAATCCGTTTCCGATTCATCCGCCGATCGTCCGCCTCTGCGTCCCGTGGTGACCACCTTGCCGCGTTTCCGCCTGGCTGCCTGGCTGGTTGCGCTCACTGCGTTGTTCCTGGTGATGACCTTGCACATGCTGACTGCGCTGCTGGCCGGCCTGCTGGTATACGAGCTGGTGCGCGCGTTGACGCCGCTGGTGCAGCGCCGCCTGACCAGCCAGCGCGCACACCTGATTTCAGTAGTGTTCCTGTCTGCGATCATCATCGGCGCGCTGACGCTGGCGATAGTCGGCCTGGCGGCTTTTTTCCACGGTGGCCCCGACCGCATCCAGGTGCTGCAAGGGAAGCTGATGGTAGTGGTGGACCAGGCCCGCACCCAGCTGCCAGCCTGGCTGCAGCAATACCTGCCGGACGATATCGACGACATCCGCGAAATCATCAGCGATTGGCTGCAATCGCATCGCGGCGAAGTGCAACTGGCCGGCAAGGAAGCGGTGCAGGTATTCGTCCACGTGCTGGTGGGCATGGTGCTGGGCGCCATGGTGGCCTTGAACGCCGCCCATCCGATGCCGTTGCTGCAGCCGCTGGCGGCCGAATTGCTGGGACGGGCGCAGCTGCTGGCGGATGCGTTTCGCCGCGTGGTGTTCGCCCAGGTCAAGATTTCGCTGCTGAACACCACCCTGACGGCGATCTTCCTGCTGGTGGTGCTGCGGCTCGGCGGCATCCACCTGCCGTTGACCAAGACCATGATCGTCGTCACTTTCCTGGCGGGCCTGCTGCCGGTGATAGGCAACCTGATCTCGAATACGCTGATCGTGCTGGTGGCCTTGTCGGTATCTATCTATGTGGCGCTGGCGGCGCTGGTATTCCTGGTCGTGATCCACAAGCTCGAATATTTCCTGAACGCGCGCATCGTCGGCTCGCAAATCAATGCGCGCAGCTGGGAGTTGCTGCTGGTGATGGTCCTGACCGAAGCCGCGTTCGGCTTGCCGGGACTGGTGGCGGCGCCGATTTACTATGCCTATATCAAGAGCGAGTTGCACGAAATGGGCTGGGTCTGA
- the metK gene encoding methionine adenosyltransferase, which produces MAHEYLFTSESVSEGHPDKVADQISDAILDAIFTQDPQARVAAETLCNTGLVVLAGEVTTFANVDYIAVARETIKRIGYDNADYGIDYKSCSVLVGYDKQSPDIAQGVDEGKGIDLDQGAGDQGLMFGYACDETPELMPAAIYYAHRIVERQSQLRKDGRLPWLRPDAKSQVTLKYVDGVPVAIDTVVLSTQHAPDMQHKAIEEAAIEEIIKPVVPKEWLQNTRYLINPTGRFVIGGPQGDCGLTGRKIIVDTYGGAAPHGGGAFSGKDPSKVDRSAAYAGRYVAKNIVAAGLATRCQIQVSYAIGIAKPTSVMVTTFGTGKISDEKLAQLVLEHFDLRPKGIVQMLDLLRPIYQKTAAYGHFGREEPEFTWERTDKAAALKAAAL; this is translated from the coding sequence ATGGCACATGAGTACCTCTTCACTTCCGAATCCGTTTCTGAAGGTCATCCCGACAAAGTCGCGGACCAGATCTCCGACGCCATCCTCGACGCCATCTTTACCCAGGACCCGCAAGCGCGGGTCGCCGCCGAAACCTTGTGCAATACCGGTTTGGTCGTGCTGGCGGGTGAAGTCACCACCTTTGCCAACGTGGATTACATCGCCGTCGCGCGCGAAACCATCAAGCGTATCGGCTACGATAACGCCGACTACGGCATCGACTACAAGAGCTGCTCGGTGCTGGTCGGCTACGACAAGCAATCGCCGGACATCGCCCAGGGCGTGGATGAAGGCAAGGGCATCGATCTTGACCAGGGCGCCGGCGACCAGGGCCTGATGTTCGGTTATGCCTGCGACGAAACGCCGGAACTGATGCCGGCCGCAATCTATTACGCGCACCGGATCGTCGAACGCCAGTCGCAGTTGCGCAAGGATGGCCGCTTGCCATGGCTGCGTCCGGATGCAAAATCGCAAGTCACGCTGAAATACGTCGATGGCGTGCCGGTGGCGATCGACACCGTGGTGCTGTCGACCCAGCATGCGCCGGACATGCAGCACAAGGCGATCGAAGAAGCGGCGATCGAGGAAATCATCAAACCGGTGGTGCCGAAGGAGTGGCTGCAGAATACCCGCTACCTGATCAACCCGACCGGCCGTTTTGTCATCGGCGGCCCGCAAGGCGATTGCGGCCTGACCGGGCGCAAGATCATTGTCGACACCTACGGCGGCGCAGCGCCCCACGGTGGCGGCGCATTCTCCGGCAAGGACCCGTCCAAGGTCGACCGTTCGGCAGCTTATGCCGGTCGTTATGTCGCCAAGAACATCGTGGCCGCCGGCCTGGCCACCCGCTGCCAGATCCAGGTGTCGTACGCCATCGGCATCGCCAAGCCGACTTCGGTGATGGTGACCACCTTCGGCACCGGCAAGATCAGCGACGAAAAACTGGCGCAGCTGGTGCTGGAGCATTTCGACCTGCGCCCTAAAGGCATCGTGCAGATGCTGGACCTGCTGCGCCCTATCTACCAGAAGACCGCAGCCTACGGCCATTTCGGCCGCGAAGAGCCGGAATTCACCTGGGAACGCACCGACAAGGCCGCTGCCTTGAAAGCTGCCGCCCTGTAA